A single genomic interval of Methylosinus sp. LW4 harbors:
- a CDS encoding non-ribosomal peptide synthetase — protein sequence MAELIERLSRLSPEKLQLLRTRMNEESDKERPIAAYRGARKPLSYAQQRLWLLDIIQPDSSAYNNAGAFRFIGSLNIAALSWAVNAIVARHETLRTRFSVVDGEATQIVAPSLEIDCPLVDLRDLETDARAAEALRLIERETRRPFDLTQGPLLRVLIIDLGVGEEAREHLVAFTLHHIVSDGWSTDVLMRELAALYEARVAGRPSPLPPLPIQYADYAAWQRDWLRGERLERQLSYWRRRLADASMVLELPTDHPRPAVQDSAGGVHRFVIPAALADRLKSLAREQGATLFMVLLAAFQLLLSRYSGQSDICVGAPTANRRRVELEGLIGFFVNTLVLRADLSGDPSFVTLLERVREAALGAQEHQDLPFERLVEELRPARDMSRSPLFQAMFVSQNAPARAFSLAGLRIESLTADSGTSKFDLTLEVAEGEGALSASIEYAAALFERSTIARMADHYRNLLEAIVADPRARIGTLPMLSGPERRRLLIDWNDTSAEFPHDLCIHELFEAQAQRTPDAVAAIFGEDALTYGELNARASRLARRLVGLGVGPETIVGLCVERSLEMVVALLGVLKAGGAYLPLDPDYPAERLAYMIADASPRLVLTQERLAERLPAGTQILQLDADREQFESESAEALGRRAAPQNLAYVIYTSGSTGRPKGVAIAHVSTAAMLHWAKDIFIRPGASTVLASTSLCFDLSVFELFLPLSFGGVIVIAKNVLEIAGLNGREAAHVINTVPSAMAELSRSDALPPSVRIVNLAGEPFPPALAEALGRRDLDGVFNLYGPSECTTYSTYIRLQEQDWRNPPIGRPISNTQIFLLDDERGPVPVGVSGELYIGGAGVARGYLGRPDVTAERFVPNPFGTPGERMYRTGDLARWRADSNIEFLGRIDHQVKIRGFRIELGEIEMALRRLPLVREAVALARADATGDRRLAAYVTGDGELDIGAVKTALRRDLPDYMIPRLLIQLKAMPLTASGKLDRKALPDPDPDARERHDYVAPRTPTEETLCRVFATVLGVERVGVDDNFFELGGHSLKAIRVIDQLRRHGVRADARMLFIAPTPAALARASGVRPDVAVPPNLIPSDGHEITPEMVTLASLSRAEIDRIVRSVPGGAANIQDIYPLAPLQEGILFHHLMNVDGDPYLMPVQLAFQSHETMMRFIEALRAMIERNDVLRTAIVWEGLSEPMQVVWRHATLGVDYVKVESAVEMRARFDPRRIRLDVRTAPLMQAVVAHEEEKSRWLLLLLTHHLALDHATLQLLMEEAQAHLSGRTNLASKPTPYRNFVARARLGVSASAHEAFFTSLLGDVSEPTAPFGLIDMQGDGVIIEAKLALDARLAQRLRDSATNLGVSAASLFHLAYAQMLGKLTGRQNVVFGSVLLGRMSGGDSLGLGLFINTLPMRIELGDGSVVDRVRSAHMLLASLLEHEHASLTLAQRCSKVAAPTPLFSALLNYRHSESDEARSSAFEDAELIFADERTNYPLTLSVDDFGEGFLLTVQTLESIDPVKICDYMRVVLDGLSSALENAPATPIRALDILSEAERRELLLDWNDTSAEFPHDFCIHELFEAQAQRTPDAVAAIFGEDALTYGELNARASRLARRLVGLGVGPETIVGLCVERSLEMVVALLGVLKAGGAYLPLDP from the coding sequence ATGGCTGAGCTGATCGAGCGCCTGTCGCGCCTGTCTCCCGAAAAATTGCAGCTGTTGCGGACTCGAATGAACGAGGAGTCGGACAAGGAGCGGCCGATCGCGGCATATCGCGGCGCGAGGAAGCCGCTGTCCTATGCGCAACAGCGCCTATGGCTGCTCGATATTATTCAACCCGATAGCTCCGCCTATAATAACGCGGGCGCGTTTCGCTTTATCGGCTCGTTGAACATTGCGGCCCTTTCCTGGGCGGTGAACGCGATCGTGGCGCGGCACGAGACGCTGCGGACGCGCTTTTCCGTGGTCGATGGCGAAGCGACTCAGATCGTCGCGCCATCGCTGGAGATCGACTGTCCCCTCGTCGATCTGCGCGATCTCGAAACGGATGCGCGCGCCGCCGAGGCGCTTCGTCTCATCGAGCGGGAGACGCGTCGGCCCTTCGATCTGACGCAGGGGCCGCTTCTGCGCGTCCTCATCATCGATCTCGGCGTCGGCGAAGAGGCGCGCGAGCATCTCGTCGCCTTCACGCTGCATCATATCGTGTCCGACGGATGGTCGACCGACGTTCTGATGCGCGAGCTCGCAGCGCTCTATGAGGCGCGCGTCGCAGGCCGTCCGTCGCCGCTCCCGCCGCTTCCCATCCAATATGCCGATTACGCCGCCTGGCAGCGCGATTGGCTGCGCGGCGAGCGGTTGGAGCGGCAGCTCTCCTATTGGCGGCGGAGGTTGGCGGATGCGTCCATGGTTCTGGAGCTACCGACAGATCATCCGCGTCCGGCGGTTCAGGATTCCGCCGGCGGCGTGCATCGCTTCGTGATCCCGGCGGCGCTCGCGGATCGGCTGAAGAGCCTCGCTCGGGAGCAGGGCGCGACGCTGTTCATGGTATTGCTCGCGGCGTTTCAGCTTCTGTTGTCGCGCTACAGCGGGCAGAGCGACATTTGCGTCGGCGCGCCGACGGCCAATCGGCGACGGGTGGAGCTCGAGGGGCTGATCGGCTTTTTCGTCAACACGCTGGTTCTGCGCGCGGACCTCTCTGGCGATCCGAGCTTCGTCACGCTTTTGGAGCGGGTGCGCGAGGCGGCGCTGGGCGCGCAAGAGCATCAGGATCTTCCGTTCGAACGTCTGGTGGAGGAGCTGCGCCCGGCGCGCGACATGAGCCGCAGTCCTTTGTTTCAGGCGATGTTCGTCTCTCAGAATGCGCCGGCGCGGGCGTTTTCCTTGGCCGGCCTGCGGATCGAGAGTCTTACGGCGGACAGCGGAACGTCGAAATTCGATCTCACATTGGAAGTCGCCGAGGGCGAGGGCGCATTGAGCGCATCGATCGAATATGCGGCCGCTCTGTTCGAGCGGTCGACGATCGCGCGCATGGCGGATCATTATCGCAATCTGCTGGAAGCGATTGTCGCCGATCCGCGCGCTCGCATCGGAACGCTGCCGATGCTGAGCGGGCCCGAACGTCGGCGGCTGCTGATCGATTGGAACGACACATCGGCGGAGTTTCCGCATGACTTGTGCATCCACGAGCTGTTCGAGGCGCAGGCGCAGCGCACGCCCGACGCCGTGGCCGCGATCTTCGGCGAAGACGCTCTCACCTATGGCGAATTGAACGCGCGGGCGAGCCGGCTGGCGCGTCGTCTCGTCGGTCTCGGCGTCGGGCCAGAGACGATCGTCGGCCTTTGCGTCGAACGCTCGCTGGAGATGGTGGTCGCATTGCTCGGCGTGTTGAAGGCGGGCGGCGCCTATCTGCCGCTCGATCCAGACTATCCGGCAGAGCGTCTCGCCTACATGATCGCGGATGCGTCGCCGCGTCTCGTGCTGACGCAGGAGCGTCTCGCGGAGCGGCTTCCCGCGGGAACGCAAATCCTGCAGCTCGATGCGGATCGGGAGCAATTCGAAAGCGAGAGCGCCGAAGCGCTCGGCCGCCGCGCCGCGCCGCAGAATCTCGCCTATGTCATCTACACTTCGGGCTCCACGGGAAGACCCAAGGGCGTCGCCATAGCGCATGTCAGCACGGCCGCCATGCTGCATTGGGCGAAGGACATTTTCATTCGGCCCGGCGCATCCACGGTGCTGGCGTCGACGTCCTTGTGCTTCGACCTGTCGGTCTTCGAGCTGTTTTTGCCATTGAGCTTCGGCGGCGTCATTGTGATCGCGAAAAACGTGCTCGAGATCGCCGGCTTGAACGGACGCGAAGCGGCGCATGTGATCAATACGGTGCCGTCGGCTATGGCGGAACTCTCGAGGAGCGACGCGCTGCCGCCGTCCGTGCGAATCGTCAATCTCGCTGGCGAGCCTTTTCCGCCCGCTTTGGCCGAGGCTTTAGGACGCCGCGATCTCGATGGCGTGTTCAATCTCTACGGACCGTCGGAATGCACGACTTATTCCACCTACATTCGCTTGCAAGAGCAGGACTGGCGAAATCCGCCGATCGGCCGGCCGATCTCGAACACGCAAATCTTCCTTTTGGATGACGAGCGGGGGCCTGTTCCCGTGGGCGTCTCCGGGGAGCTCTATATCGGCGGCGCCGGGGTGGCGCGCGGATATCTCGGCCGACCGGACGTCACCGCCGAGCGCTTTGTCCCGAACCCCTTCGGCACGCCCGGAGAGCGAATGTATCGTACAGGCGATCTCGCGCGCTGGCGAGCAGACAGCAATATCGAATTCCTCGGGCGGATCGATCATCAGGTGAAGATCCGTGGCTTTCGCATCGAGCTCGGCGAGATCGAGATGGCGCTGCGACGTCTTCCTCTCGTGCGTGAGGCCGTAGCGCTCGCGCGCGCGGACGCTACGGGCGACCGGCGTTTGGCGGCTTATGTGACGGGTGACGGAGAGCTGGATATCGGCGCGGTGAAAACTGCGCTACGACGAGATCTGCCTGACTATATGATCCCTCGGCTGCTTATCCAGCTGAAAGCGATGCCGCTGACGGCCAGTGGCAAGCTCGACCGCAAGGCGCTGCCGGATCCTGATCCAGATGCGCGAGAGCGCCATGATTATGTCGCGCCGCGCACGCCGACGGAAGAGACGCTGTGCCGCGTCTTCGCAACTGTTCTCGGCGTCGAGCGCGTCGGCGTCGACGACAATTTCTTCGAGCTCGGCGGTCACTCGCTGAAAGCGATTCGCGTCATCGATCAGCTGCGCCGGCACGGCGTGCGCGCCGACGCTCGAATGCTTTTTATCGCGCCGACTCCGGCTGCTCTGGCGCGCGCCTCGGGCGTTCGGCCCGATGTGGCGGTTCCGCCAAATCTCATCCCGAGCGACGGCCACGAAATTACGCCGGAAATGGTGACGCTCGCGAGCCTTTCTCGAGCGGAGATCGATCGCATCGTTCGATCGGTTCCCGGCGGCGCCGCAAATATTCAGGACATCTATCCATTGGCGCCTCTGCAAGAGGGCATATTGTTTCACCATCTGATGAACGTCGACGGCGACCCTTATCTCATGCCGGTCCAGCTCGCCTTCCAGTCGCATGAGACGATGATGCGATTCATCGAGGCGCTGCGAGCGATGATCGAACGAAACGATGTGCTGCGCACAGCCATCGTGTGGGAAGGGCTATCAGAGCCGATGCAGGTCGTATGGCGCCATGCGACGCTGGGCGTCGACTATGTGAAGGTCGAGTCCGCCGTGGAAATGCGCGCGCGCTTCGATCCGCGCCGTATCCGTCTCGACGTCCGTACTGCGCCGCTGATGCAGGCCGTGGTCGCGCATGAGGAAGAGAAGAGCCGTTGGCTCCTTCTCCTTTTGACGCATCATCTTGCTTTGGACCACGCCACTCTCCAATTGCTCATGGAGGAGGCGCAGGCTCATCTGTCGGGGAGGACAAATCTGGCGTCGAAGCCGACGCCTTATCGAAATTTCGTGGCGCGCGCGCGCTTGGGTGTGAGCGCTTCGGCGCATGAAGCATTTTTTACATCACTGCTGGGCGATGTCAGCGAGCCGACGGCCCCCTTCGGGCTCATCGATATGCAAGGCGATGGCGTTATTATCGAGGCGAAGCTCGCGCTCGACGCTCGCCTCGCGCAGCGACTGAGGGACAGCGCCACAAATCTCGGCGTCAGCGCCGCGAGCCTGTTCCATCTCGCCTACGCACAAATGCTCGGGAAGCTGACGGGACGTCAGAATGTGGTCTTCGGCTCGGTGCTGCTCGGGCGGATGAGCGGCGGCGACAGCCTGGGGCTCGGGCTTTTCATCAATACTCTGCCGATGCGGATCGAGCTCGGGGACGGAAGCGTCGTCGACCGTGTGCGCAGCGCGCACATGTTGCTGGCAAGCTTGCTGGAGCATGAACATGCGTCGCTCACTTTGGCGCAGCGATGCAGCAAGGTGGCGGCGCCGACGCCATTGTTCTCTGCATTGCTGAACTACCGTCACAGCGAGTCGGACGAGGCCCGCTCATCCGCTTTCGAGGACGCCGAGCTGATCTTTGCGGACGAGCGCACGAATTACCCGCTCACGCTGTCTGTCGACGATTTCGGCGAGGGCTTTCTGCTCACAGTCCAAACGCTGGAATCCATCGATCCGGTAAAAATTTGCGATTACATGCGCGTTGTTCTCGACGGTCTCTCGAGCGCTCTCGAAAATGCGCCGGCCACGCCAATTCGGGCGCTCGATATTCTGAGCGAGGCGGAACGCCGTGAGCTTCTGCTAGATTGGAACGACACATCGGCGGAGTTTCCGCATGACTTTTGCATCCACGAGCTGTTCGAGGCGCAGGCGCAGCGCACGCCCGACGCCGTGGCCGCGATCTTCGGCGAAGACGCTCTCACCTATGGCGAATTGAACGCGCGAGCGAGCCGGCTGGCGCGTCGTCTCGTCGGTCTCGGCGTCGGGCCGGAGACGATCGTCGGCCTTTGCGTCGAGCGCTCGCTGGAGATGGTGGTCGCTTTGCTCGGCGTGTTGAAGGCGGGCGGCGCCTATCTGCCGCTCGATCCAGA
- a CDS encoding MBL fold metallo-hydrolase codes for MSDEIRYALAESVCVEPLVGRWVAWPHVMSPVTQSLHLLNYQITTLDSYLANPGIHETSCRNPKLLGGAFVDVPTSRLAEVRDFSAKMKDDFSDNLAFARALIAFHNRLVNEANGESLEGYYRRIPEPLRGYVELLYDYYNRPIVRPLEGLLYKSGYYKKEAQSLRLFRQETDLERPYYMSTPRLPGDDSLDWNVAFDDPKIDELFRLEQEPKSFAEIRSLLDSPTSQDAKLRAILRESDGAIRAPWRGDRIRIRYFGHACVLVESGGVSILVDPLIAPRPERHDVERFSFGDLPEWIDYVLITHGHHDHFVIETLLRLRRKIGTLVAPRSSGVFYGDLSLTLLARQLGFSNVREVDCLDEFAIPNGRIVAVPFLGEHNDLPSAKTAYFLRLGTRSLLFAADSNCLVSEIYAHLLRETGPIDTLFVGMECVGAPLNWVYGPILPNKPDHRHSQGRRSNGCNSNTALELARAVRCRQAFIYAVGREPWVRYLLALTPAEDDVYMAEIAKYIRSLNDEMGVDAKLLFGRTEILI; via the coding sequence ATGTCTGACGAGATCCGCTACGCTCTCGCGGAGAGCGTATGTGTAGAGCCTTTGGTCGGACGATGGGTGGCGTGGCCCCATGTGATGTCTCCGGTCACGCAGAGTCTGCATCTTCTGAACTACCAGATCACGACGCTCGACTCCTATCTCGCGAATCCTGGAATTCACGAGACCTCTTGCCGCAATCCCAAGCTTTTGGGCGGCGCTTTCGTCGACGTCCCGACGTCGCGCCTAGCCGAGGTTCGCGACTTCTCGGCTAAGATGAAGGATGATTTTTCGGATAATCTCGCTTTCGCGCGCGCGCTGATCGCGTTTCACAATCGGCTCGTCAACGAAGCGAATGGCGAAAGCCTCGAGGGCTATTATCGACGGATTCCCGAACCGCTGCGTGGCTATGTCGAGCTTCTCTACGATTACTACAATCGACCGATCGTGCGGCCGCTCGAAGGGCTTCTCTACAAGAGCGGATATTATAAGAAGGAGGCCCAGTCGCTACGCCTGTTTCGTCAGGAGACCGACCTCGAGCGTCCCTATTATATGAGCACGCCGAGATTGCCAGGAGACGATTCTCTCGATTGGAACGTCGCTTTCGACGATCCCAAAATCGACGAGCTGTTCCGTCTGGAACAGGAGCCGAAATCCTTCGCCGAGATCAGATCCTTGCTGGACTCTCCGACGTCGCAGGACGCGAAGCTGCGAGCCATTTTGCGCGAGAGCGACGGCGCCATTCGAGCGCCATGGCGCGGCGATCGAATTCGCATTCGATACTTCGGGCACGCCTGCGTGCTCGTGGAGAGCGGAGGGGTTTCGATCCTCGTCGATCCGCTGATCGCGCCGCGTCCAGAGCGTCATGACGTGGAACGTTTCAGCTTTGGCGATCTGCCGGAGTGGATCGATTATGTTCTCATCACGCATGGGCACCACGATCATTTCGTCATCGAGACGTTACTGCGGTTGAGACGCAAGATCGGGACCCTCGTAGCGCCGAGGAGCTCGGGCGTTTTTTATGGCGATCTGTCGCTGACGCTGCTGGCGCGTCAGCTCGGGTTCTCGAATGTGCGGGAGGTCGATTGCCTCGATGAATTCGCCATTCCCAATGGCCGAATTGTCGCGGTTCCGTTCCTGGGGGAGCACAATGATCTGCCCTCCGCGAAAACGGCCTATTTTCTGCGCCTCGGAACGCGAAGCCTGCTCTTCGCCGCCGACTCCAATTGCCTGGTTTCGGAGATCTACGCGCATCTGCTTCGCGAGACGGGTCCCATCGACACTCTCTTCGTCGGAATGGAATGCGTCGGCGCGCCGTTGAATTGGGTCTATGGGCCGATTTTGCCGAACAAGCCCGATCATCGACATAGCCAGGGACGCCGCTCAAATGGGTGCAATTCCAACACCGCTCTGGAGCTCGCGCGCGCTGTGCGTTGTCGGCAGGCGTTCATCTATGCGGTCGGGCGCGAGCCATGGGTACGATATCTCCTCGCCCTCACTCCCGCCGAGGACGACGTCTACATGGCGGAGATCGCCAAGTATATTCGGTCGTTGAACGATGAAATGGGCGTCGACGCGAAGCTTCTCTTCGGCCGAACCGAAATCCTGATCTGA
- a CDS encoding phosphopantetheine-binding protein — protein LARGYLGRADLTAERFVANPFVAGERMYRTGDLVRWRRDGNIEFLGRIDHQVKIRGFRIELGEIEAALQRQPDVRDAVAVAWADGSGDKRLAAYVTGEGELDFAALKTALRRELPDYMVPQLFVRLDALPLTASGKLDRKALPAPDPDAQSRRDYVAPRTPTEETLCRVFAEVLGVERVGVDDGFFALGGHSLTVMQLVARVSSVLNVTLPISLVYRDDRLSVLAETVDLMKALKPSHDDRAPLAAAFEEFEI, from the coding sequence GCTGGCGCGCGGCTATCTCGGCCGCGCGGATCTGACGGCCGAGCGTTTCGTCGCCAATCCTTTCGTCGCAGGGGAGCGCATGTATCGCACCGGCGATCTCGTGCGCTGGCGTCGGGACGGGAACATAGAGTTCCTCGGGCGGATCGATCATCAGGTGAAGATCCGGGGCTTTCGCATCGAGCTCGGAGAAATAGAGGCTGCGCTGCAGCGACAGCCGGATGTGCGCGATGCGGTTGCGGTCGCTTGGGCGGACGGCTCGGGCGACAAGCGGCTGGCGGCCTATGTGACAGGCGAGGGAGAGCTGGACTTCGCAGCGCTGAAGACGGCGCTGCGGCGGGAGCTGCCAGATTATATGGTTCCGCAGCTATTCGTTCGTCTCGATGCGCTGCCGCTGACGGCGAGCGGCAAGCTGGACCGCAAGGCGCTGCCGGCGCCCGATCCCGACGCGCAATCGCGCCGGGACTATGTCGCGCCGCGCACGCCGACGGAAGAGACGCTGTGCCGCGTCTTCGCCGAAGTGCTCGGCGTCGAGCGCGTCGGCGTCGACGATGGCTTTTTCGCCCTCGGCGGACATTCCCTTACCGTGATGCAGCTGGTCGCACGCGTGTCGAGCGTGCTGAATGTCACGCTGCCGATTTCGCTCGTGTACCGGGACGATAGGCTCTCGGTTCTCGCGGAGACTGTGGATCTGATGAAGGCGTTGAAGCCGTCCCACGACGATCGCGCGCCGCTCGCCGCCGCTTTCGAGGAATTCGAAATATGA